A part of Streptomyces sp. NBC_01497 genomic DNA contains:
- a CDS encoding NlpC/P60 family protein, which produces MASHRRPKQPNRARVSVLTATAAAVVALTSQAAHADPKPSVKDVKAKVDDLYKQADQATDKYDGAKDQESKLQKDVGNLQDKVARGQAQLNAMRDALGSMATAQYRTGGIDPSVQLFLSADPDTYLDKASTMDQVTAQQADQLRAIQSKQRVLAQERKEAQDKMSGLAAARKELGDKKKQVQGKLADASKLLNTLTAQQRAQMQQEDQERADRSSSRVALGKGVPASERAGVAFRAAQTRLGDLYVYGSTGPTTFDCSGLMMWSYAQAGVSLPRTSQAQGTVGPHLSMSQLQIGDLVIMDGGSHVGMWAGNGQVLHAPHTGTVVKYEAVSDMTFDYGVRVG; this is translated from the coding sequence GTGGCGTCCCACCGTCGTCCCAAGCAGCCGAACCGTGCCCGCGTGTCGGTGCTCACCGCCACAGCCGCGGCAGTCGTCGCCCTCACCTCGCAGGCCGCGCACGCGGACCCGAAGCCGAGCGTCAAGGATGTCAAGGCGAAGGTCGACGACCTGTACAAGCAGGCCGACCAGGCGACGGACAAGTACGACGGTGCGAAGGACCAGGAGTCGAAGCTCCAAAAGGACGTCGGCAACCTGCAGGACAAGGTGGCGCGGGGCCAGGCGCAGCTCAACGCGATGCGTGACGCGCTCGGTTCGATGGCGACGGCGCAGTACCGCACCGGGGGCATAGACCCGTCCGTGCAGCTGTTCCTCTCCGCCGATCCGGACACCTACCTGGACAAGGCGTCCACCATGGACCAGGTGACCGCCCAGCAGGCCGACCAGCTCCGGGCGATCCAGTCCAAGCAGCGGGTGCTCGCGCAGGAGCGCAAGGAGGCCCAGGACAAGATGTCGGGCCTCGCCGCGGCCCGCAAGGAGCTCGGCGACAAGAAGAAGCAGGTCCAGGGCAAGCTCGCCGACGCGAGCAAGCTGCTCAACACGCTCACCGCGCAGCAGCGCGCGCAGATGCAGCAGGAGGACCAGGAGCGGGCCGACCGCTCCAGCTCCCGCGTCGCGCTCGGCAAGGGTGTGCCCGCCTCGGAGCGGGCCGGCGTCGCCTTCCGCGCCGCGCAGACCAGACTTGGCGATCTGTACGTCTACGGCTCAACCGGCCCCACCACGTTCGACTGCTCGGGCCTGATGATGTGGTCGTACGCGCAGGCCGGTGTCTCCCTGCCGCGCACCTCGCAGGCGCAGGGCACCGTCGGCCCCCACCTCTCCATGAGCCAGCTCCAGATCGGCGACCTCGTCATCATGGACGGCGGCAGCCACGTCGGCATGTGGGCGGGCAACGGTCAGGTGCTGCACGCGCCGCACACGGGCACCGTCGTCAAGTACGAGGCCGTGTCCGACATGACCTTCGACTACGGCGTCCGCGTCGGCTGA
- a CDS encoding C40 family peptidase has product MVSHRRSPVSGPGRGARAGSVVVISAAAAGAAAALGAPPADAQPRDTPETSRATVDGLYEQAERATEQYNAATTRVGALAARVRAVQDDTARGQERVNTMRGVLSSVVGAQYRSGGIDPSLALLLTSDPGTYLERASLLSRIDAQESGTLHRLLQAERGLEQQRADAARDLADLRAGRAAVDRHKRTVQTKLARARRLLGTLPAADRNPYGRATRGAGRGDLGIPTGAGGPASARAAEAVAAAQSALGRPYVWGANGPGGFDCSGLMQWAYAHAGVALPRTSQAQRYAGRQIPLSEARPGDLVAYRSDASHIAMYMGHGQVIHAPYPGAPVRYDPVGMLPVSSVTRV; this is encoded by the coding sequence GTGGTGTCCCATCGCCGTTCACCGGTGTCAGGTCCTGGCCGGGGCGCCCGCGCCGGTTCGGTCGTCGTGATCTCCGCCGCCGCGGCCGGTGCCGCCGCCGCCCTCGGGGCCCCGCCCGCCGACGCCCAGCCGCGGGACACGCCCGAGACCAGCCGGGCCACCGTCGACGGCCTGTACGAGCAGGCCGAGCGCGCGACCGAGCAGTACAACGCCGCGACCACCCGCGTCGGCGCGCTGGCCGCCCGGGTCAGGGCCGTGCAGGACGACACGGCACGCGGCCAGGAGCGGGTCAACACCATGCGAGGCGTGCTCAGTTCGGTCGTCGGCGCGCAGTACCGCTCGGGCGGCATCGACCCGTCGCTCGCGCTGCTGCTGACCTCCGACCCCGGCACGTACCTCGAACGGGCCTCCCTGCTCAGCCGGATCGACGCCCAGGAGTCCGGCACCCTGCACCGCCTCCTGCAGGCCGAGCGGGGGCTGGAGCAGCAGCGCGCCGACGCGGCACGGGACCTCGCCGACCTGCGGGCCGGGCGCGCCGCCGTCGACCGGCACAAACGCACCGTCCAGACCAAACTCGCGCGGGCCCGCCGCCTGCTGGGCACGCTCCCCGCCGCCGACCGCAACCCCTACGGCCGGGCCACGCGCGGCGCCGGACGCGGCGACCTGGGCATCCCCACCGGAGCCGGGGGGCCGGCGTCCGCCCGCGCCGCCGAGGCCGTCGCCGCCGCACAGAGCGCGCTCGGCCGGCCCTACGTGTGGGGCGCGAACGGCCCCGGCGGCTTCGACTGCTCCGGCCTCATGCAGTGGGCGTACGCCCACGCGGGCGTCGCGCTGCCCCGCACCTCCCAGGCCCAGCGGTACGCGGGCCGGCAGATCCCGCTGTCCGAGGCCCGCCCCGGCGACCTCGTCGCCTACCGCTCCGACGCGAGCCACATCGCCATGTACATGGGTCACGGGCAGGTCATCCACGCGCCCTACCCGGGCGCCCCGGTGCGCTACGACCCGGTCGGCATGCTGCCCGTCTCCTCGGTCACCCGGGTCTGA